In Planctomycetia bacterium, the following proteins share a genomic window:
- a CDS encoding AAA family ATPase, producing the protein MSERISQFESGMDHGRNAAIINRATMGGDAHPSLDLYSAGGVDGLPMSASRGRTLSVRGILRYKKTIIYVSILTLIAAEAAVWTLMVPAYRATALIEVQPIIPRLLDETEDTGPLPFYQQYLATQADFATSNAVLNRVLDRSEIKKTNWYQGVPATPLARFQSKSPPLDRLRAELTVDVPKYKQILQIAHECAFRGEAKKLVEAVADEYTKYVTETRYQQDSESLQSLTKMRGDTKSELEGLEAQEAALKNNPELQSPDLETLISARKQTLEVLKTSLNSLDLEIQIVEKDLKDVSGGKNDGEGSAAAGSNFEIDGKWRKISDEIRAAQAELADKKSQFGERHRLVTSIHRQIERLEKQRTEREKQLEAGAAPDREPVHAAALSSPLSPRDPLFLSQRLSELQARRAATAREIQSKSDSFNATWRLYQDFSKARGLVKDRREVLARIEQRIFEIEQLRKAPAHIRRIGEAFEPDEPDTDKRPKMALAGLFGAIAAGAGAGFLRYRLSPKVYELTEVDLGPSPVLGHMLLIGDEELKSNPAAIGNRMESVRSIRTSLMPMLGTATGRTLQITSAGSGTGKTTFTLMLAKSFASCGKRVLVVDADMRRASLSRRMNQGEAIGLADMLKDTSLMHDQVRFKTKSGLHLITAGRGKDSQASELLANGVLGGRLEEWRNAYDLILLDSSPILPIADGSMLAQQVDGSIVLIREGHCDRTIVSKALAQIAAVGGRLTGIVFVSSGNRSDYSAYSEKEAALAK; encoded by the coding sequence ATGAGCGAACGAATTTCGCAGTTCGAGTCAGGCATGGATCACGGTCGAAACGCGGCGATCATCAACCGGGCGACCATGGGCGGTGACGCCCACCCGTCACTTGACCTCTACTCAGCAGGCGGGGTCGACGGGCTGCCGATGAGCGCATCGCGGGGGCGGACGCTGTCCGTCCGGGGGATTCTTCGATACAAGAAGACGATCATTTATGTATCGATCCTGACGCTGATCGCGGCGGAGGCGGCGGTGTGGACGCTGATGGTTCCGGCGTATCGGGCGACGGCCCTGATTGAAGTTCAGCCGATCATCCCGCGGCTGCTGGATGAGACGGAAGACACCGGTCCCCTGCCGTTCTACCAGCAGTACCTCGCAACGCAGGCGGACTTCGCCACGAGCAACGCGGTACTCAACCGCGTACTGGATCGCAGCGAGATCAAGAAAACAAACTGGTATCAGGGAGTCCCGGCGACACCATTGGCGCGATTCCAGTCGAAGTCGCCGCCGCTGGATCGGCTGCGGGCAGAGCTGACCGTCGACGTTCCGAAGTACAAACAAATCCTGCAGATTGCGCACGAATGTGCCTTTCGAGGAGAGGCAAAGAAACTGGTGGAGGCGGTGGCGGACGAGTACACGAAATATGTGACGGAGACACGATACCAGCAGGACAGTGAATCGCTGCAATCACTGACCAAAATGCGCGGAGACACCAAGAGCGAACTCGAAGGTCTTGAGGCGCAGGAGGCGGCGCTCAAGAACAACCCGGAGCTGCAATCGCCCGACCTGGAAACGCTGATCTCGGCACGGAAGCAGACATTGGAAGTACTGAAGACATCGCTCAATTCGCTGGACCTTGAGATCCAGATCGTGGAGAAGGATCTGAAGGACGTGAGCGGCGGCAAGAATGACGGGGAGGGCTCCGCGGCGGCCGGCTCCAACTTTGAGATCGACGGCAAATGGCGCAAGATCAGCGATGAAATCAGGGCGGCACAGGCGGAATTGGCGGACAAGAAATCGCAGTTCGGCGAGCGACACCGGCTGGTGACCAGCATCCACCGGCAGATTGAAAGACTCGAGAAGCAACGAACCGAGCGAGAAAAGCAGCTCGAGGCGGGGGCGGCCCCAGATCGTGAACCCGTGCACGCCGCGGCCCTCTCGTCGCCGCTGTCGCCGCGGGACCCTCTGTTCCTGAGCCAGCGGTTGAGCGAACTGCAGGCGCGGCGAGCGGCGACGGCACGGGAGATTCAATCGAAGTCGGATTCTTTCAACGCTACCTGGCGGCTCTACCAGGATTTCAGCAAGGCCCGGGGGCTGGTGAAGGATCGGCGTGAGGTGCTGGCGCGGATCGAGCAGCGGATCTTCGAAATCGAGCAGTTGCGCAAGGCGCCGGCGCACATTCGCCGCATCGGCGAGGCGTTTGAACCTGATGAGCCGGATACGGACAAGCGGCCGAAGATGGCGCTGGCGGGTCTATTCGGGGCGATCGCCGCGGGCGCGGGGGCCGGGTTCCTTCGATACCGACTTTCACCAAAAGTGTATGAACTGACCGAAGTCGATCTCGGCCCCAGCCCGGTGCTGGGACATATGTTGCTGATCGGCGATGAGGAACTGAAATCGAATCCGGCGGCGATCGGCAATCGGATGGAATCTGTTCGTTCGATCCGGACATCGCTGATGCCGATGTTGGGAACGGCGACGGGCCGGACGCTGCAGATCACCAGTGCGGGGTCCGGCACGGGCAAGACGACTTTCACGCTGATGCTGGCGAAGAGCTTTGCATCGTGCGGCAAACGGGTACTGGTCGTGGACGCGGACATGCGACGGGCCTCGCTCTCGCGCCGAATGAACCAGGGGGAGGCGATCGGCCTCGCGGACATGCTGAAGGACACGAGCCTGATGCACGATCAGGTCCGCTTCAAGACGAAGTCGGGGCTGCATCTCATTACCGCGGGCAGAGGGAAGGATTCTCAGGCATCGGAGCTCTTGGCCAATGGGGTTCTCGGCGGGCGCCTGGAGGAGTGGCGAAATGCGTATGACCTGATCCTGTTGGACAGCAGCCCCATCCTGCCGATTGCCGACGGGTCGATGCTGGCGCAGCAGGTGGATGGGTCGATCGTGTTGATCCGCGAGGGACACTGCGATCGAACGATCGTGAGCAAGGCGCTGGCACAGATCGCGGCCGTGGGCGGCAGGCTGACGGGCATCGTATTCGTGAGCTCCGGCAATCGGAGTGATTACAGCGCATACAGCGAGAAAGAGGCAGCTTTGGCGAAATAG
- a CDS encoding NDP-sugar synthase, which yields MSTGTQTAQTSTKTAKDTANDAIIGVILAGTHTWQNGGFEMLLPRPLAPVVNVPLILHILHWLRAAGIRTAIICVNRGGQALRGLLGDGRFIDMDLYYHEDRMPRGPAGCARDAAQPFPAGHYVVVEANMIPSVALKGLLARHQQESAEGTIAVGPVAGTRPGVSAQRPSGVYVFGRRAMLCSSRNGYEDLKEGLIPRLYKQNMHVATVQTPYQGPRCQDIGSYIELNLWTLARMRANRSANGRSAWQGDTLIESTAQVATGARIEGPCLIGRGTKVEDGAIIIGPTVIGRDCRIAAGSVVRRSVLWDRSDVMPKTRVDGGVFTEFGEFRSRRLN from the coding sequence ATGTCTACGGGCACTCAGACGGCACAAACGTCAACGAAGACAGCCAAGGACACCGCGAACGATGCGATCATCGGCGTGATATTGGCGGGGACGCATACATGGCAGAATGGCGGATTCGAGATGCTCCTGCCACGCCCGCTCGCGCCCGTCGTCAACGTGCCGCTGATTCTGCACATCCTTCATTGGCTTCGGGCGGCAGGGATTCGAACTGCGATTATCTGTGTTAATCGCGGGGGTCAGGCCCTGCGAGGGCTACTGGGCGATGGCCGGTTCATCGATATGGACCTCTATTACCACGAAGACCGGATGCCGCGAGGTCCCGCGGGATGTGCGCGGGATGCGGCGCAACCATTTCCCGCGGGGCATTATGTGGTCGTCGAAGCGAACATGATCCCGAGTGTGGCATTGAAGGGGCTCCTTGCGCGACACCAGCAGGAATCGGCGGAGGGCACGATAGCCGTCGGGCCCGTCGCGGGGACACGGCCGGGTGTGTCGGCTCAGCGACCCAGCGGGGTCTACGTGTTTGGCCGCCGCGCGATGCTGTGCAGTTCGCGGAACGGGTATGAAGACTTGAAGGAAGGCCTGATACCGCGTTTGTACAAACAGAACATGCACGTGGCGACGGTGCAGACACCGTATCAGGGGCCACGGTGCCAGGACATTGGCTCGTATATCGAGCTGAATCTGTGGACGCTGGCGCGGATGCGGGCGAATCGAAGCGCCAACGGGCGCTCGGCATGGCAGGGTGACACCCTGATTGAATCGACGGCGCAGGTGGCCACGGGGGCCCGGATTGAAGGTCCCTGTCTGATCGGTCGGGGCACGAAGGTCGAAGACGGCGCGATCATTATTGGTCCGACGGTGATCGGGCGGGATTGCCGCATTGCGGCCGGGAGTGTGGTCCGGCGCAGCGTGCTCTGGGATCGGAGCGATGTGATGCCGAAGACGCGGGTGGACGGGGGGGTCTTCACTGAGTTTGGGGAGTTTCGATCGAGGCGCTTGAATTAG